The nucleotide window ATACATTTCAGTATCAAAAATATTCAGCAAAATCATTCTTAAATTGTTATGTTTAGTAGTATACTTGTGACACTATGGGAATAGGTGTAAGAAGCACAGAATTACATACGACACTGCTCATTGGCAAAATGTATACACGCGCGCACACAACAGAACTACAAGACCAAAAGTGTCTTGTTTGTCatgagaaaaatatttccataaattCTCAACCACAGAGCACTCTCAATGCATCACAGTAAGTCTCCACTTCAAGCATGACATGAGCATAACTTCAAATTTAAACCCTGCTAAGGTTTGTTGTTGAAGGATTCAGAACCTAGAATGGCTGTGGATTACAAAATTTGGGATTGAACAAAACCAACAGAAGTTTGATGAGATGTAGAGTTGATCATAGTTGTGACCCACTCATTACTTCCCTGTTAGAAGCACTGCTGAAATATCCTAGCCAAATAAGGACCTGCTTGAGTAATCCCTTAAGTCACACACTTCTGTTCACTGGGTTATTTTCCTAAGGGAAATTTTTTGATCTCAAAATGGAATAGGTTCACCAACTTGAGGGTCTACTGGGAGTCAATTTTTACAGAATAGGTGACTTGAAAGCTTTTAAACTGAAAGGAAAGTGAACTCTATGAAGACTCACAATAGTCCCTTGaagatctctttttttttttggctttctgcatgttgattAGCAGAGAGGGTCTCAACTATTACTCAACAAGCACTGTCCAATTCATAAATAAACCAAATAGAAGAACAATTTGTAACAGTCTGCCTCAGAAAAAATCTATTGCAATGAGTCTGGAGAGTTTTACCTAACAACTCGTTTTAAGTTGTTTCTGGTGGAATATTGACCTAGTATCACCAATCAACTAGAATTCCTCAGGAGTATGCCATCTGAAACAACGTACTACCACTTTGATGGTCACATGAAATATCTATATTAGATAAGATTAAAAAACAGGATGTCTGATATTCTGCTCATGTATGCAGTCTAAATACATATAAAAATGAAATGGTCTATGCTTGCAACCGTTACAAGCAAAAAGTTTGTTTAGTCTTCATTAAGCTTGAGTGCATAACAATAGGGTACTTGTCTGGAATTATGCACGTAAATATAAAGAATATGCTTctgaaaaataactaaaaatgaaaaaaaattattgctCTCAACTGTGCACTAAAATCAAATTTATTCAAAGTGGATGTCTTAAAGCAGAAAGATGGGGGAAGTCTGCTACAGCTTCAATTCACAGCAGGTTCAGTTAATTTCTTCTCAGCAGAAGACTTCACAGGTCGGAGTCTATATCCTTCAGCAGCTTTCCACTCAGATTGCCATAGTACACTGCAAAAACTagaggggggggagggaaaatcaAGGTAGCTAACATTCAGCACACCAGCACATTGGGAAATGAAAACAATTGGAAGACTACAAATTATCAGGTCATCTAAAGAGTTCAGGAACTGTCCGTCTTGGTtttctcagaattttttttttagcgGGGGGGAGGTGGAACAATGAAGAACAATGAATGCCTAGAAGAAACTGTGGGAACACAATGGGACTTGTCTACTGGATGAACAAATGCTTAGAAGTGTTCACAGAATTAGAAAGGAATAAAATGtagagatttgttttgtttttaattttcagcaTTAAAGACTTTCAAATTGCTAAACTTGTATATTAATAACACATACATTATATAATGTCATGTATGCTTATGATGCTTAGTCAGTGCCATATAGGTAACAGATGACTGTTACAATCtaagagtctgatcctgcaaacacttcctaCTGGATACTAGTCCAATGAACTCAATGGGCATACTCTCAGTAGTAATTACTGCCCACAGCCCATGAATAAACTATGCAAAACATATTAAGCCCTCAGCTCTGTaaagacttatgcatgtgcttatctttaagcatgtgagtagtcctactgaGTTCATCCTGTGCTTAAACCTTTGAAGGATTAAGGCTTTAGATTACAAAGTGGCCATTACAGGGTGGAAGCTTTACAGGAGGGATGTTTTTAGTCATTCTCTGGAGGAGAAGGTACAGGAAAGTTAACATGAATGCAACCAAAGAGTTTATTATAAAAAACATTTCTGAGAAGACAAAGCATAATGGAAGATaggattttaaaatcaaatttaaacaTGTAGCTCCAGTCAGTCAtttgcaacaaaaacattttcataTAGTCCTGACAAATTTTGAGTATTTTAATCTAGAGATACTTACATCATCATATACAAAATTCACATATCCCTGTTGCATGTTGTCTCGTCGTCTGAAGAAAtctgagaaaataaaaaataagtaaaTTTGGAGTTTTGCAAAactccaaaatatttaatgtagACACTAAATGTAAGTTTGGTTGTCAGCATTACTTTGTCAAACATTTCTTGTTTTTTTCAAGGCAAATTTGTCATTTTTGAACCAATTTaacatttcatacttctttcCTTCCACATTCTATCTAAATTTACGTAAAAAAGCAAAATTACTTTCTAGGTATCCTGAATATTGAACAACTATTATTCAAAACACTGAAGacaattatgtacaaaataaacttttaaaatgtaattttagaaTTGTAAGAGATTTAAGAACTTGAAGAATAATCTTTACACTGCGATTACAATTTTTAGATGAGGAAAAATTAGAACATAACACACTCTGGACtgcatttctatttaaaaaaaaaaatacaaaaccccCATACATACCTGTCAATGCCCGtaatttcacacagcaagccacaTAGTCATCAAAAAAGATTTTGCCATTCTTGCTATAACGTTTTACAATAGCAGTTAGTGTTTGAGGGCTTAATCTGTAACCTAAAAGACCAAAAAATAGGAAGTGATAGACTGCAATGTTGTCAGTTTTGCAACAGTTTGCTGGATAATCTTCGGAAAGTATGACTACTGAAATAATTACTATACATCCTATATTGCACTCAGTGCTGTTTATAGGGCACAGTGAAGAAGTATTCATATACAGCAGTAAAAAAGTCCAAATTTTCCAACATTAGAACAGTTCCATTATACAGTGTGTCCCCATCCTGAAATTCATCTGAAAGTACAACTTCAGACATTATCAGGAACACCCAAGACATTTAAATCTTTCACTTAAAAGCAGAGATTAAGTAAATAAACATATTAACCAGAGATCCTAGTCTGTGTAATCAGGTCACCCTTGACTTTTTTGCATGTTTTTAGCAAAAGTGGCCAGAGGCTGGCTTGTGGACATTTCTAACAAGGCCCAGCAAAAGGATGTTTAGCATCTACTGCCTGTTTGCCAGTTCACCTCCCAACTGCTTTATTTGGAACACACTCTGCACTAGTATTATTAGAGTGGCTGAGCTGCAATCATACTCCCTAGTGGTGGAATCAAAGTCTACCTAACATGACTCAAGAGAGTAACTATGAAGCTACTAACTTCCATCCTCTGCCTCTATTCAATAATTAACTTAGCAGCAGCTGCTAACAGTTGCAGCCCAGAGACTTAAGGATAGACTGTGTATGTAATATCCCATGCACAAAGTAACTACTGCTCCAAACACCTGGAGCACTTTGATCCACAAGAGCATTAGCCTCTCCCACTCAGAGGGCTGGTCAACGTTGGGGGGATGgtgggaaatcgatctaagatacgcaacttcaggtacgtgaatagcatagctgaagttgaagtatcttagatcgatttacctcttgTCCTCCTGGcgcaggatcgacgtccgcggctcccccgtcgactccactaccgctgTTCGCACTGGTGGAGTTATGGAGTCgatgggagcgcgttcggggatcaatatatcatgtctagatgagacgcaatatatcgatccccaagaaatcgactgctacccgctgatacgtgCCCAGTCTAGACGTGCCCAGAGGGAAATGGAACAGGCTGGCTATATACCAGCGTTCCAGAAATGCAGTTTAACAAAAGCCTTTTTATGTCACTGCAGTGTCTGGTACTGGTTCCTGATTTACTGTTGTTGGCTAGCAGCAGCTATGATAAAGATTTGTATAACTCTTTTACAATGGGGTATTACAGATGAAGAGCAACTTTTAGTCACTAATCTTTAGTGACCTGCCACCAAAGGGAAAGCACACAGGTTTGTGTACATCTGCCCTAGAAGATGGTCTAGGTTCATCAGTTTCTTTGTGTATCTTTATACTCAGCTGAAATGCTGTGCCTCCAGAACATATTTTTTCTCATTGGGAAGACATGCGCCCATGACTCCTTCAGCAGCAGAATATACTGAAAGTCTTCCtttccctcctgtaccccaaattgATGTATTAGCCCTGTGTATGCCAATACCAAGAAGTGCTGCATCTAAACACTTGTGAAAATTAACACTGTCTTCAGTACTGAACATGGCATTTATTTTAAGAGGGATTTCCTGTCTCCTCCCAGTCTTCAAGGATGTGTGTCCAGATGACCAATCTTTCCATCTGGAGATAGCTAGATACAGCTCCCTATGAAGCTTATCGACAGTATTTTGGGGCCAGCCAGGAAGAAAGGAATACTTAGTTGATAGTTTGGAGTTCCAGAAACAAAGCATGGTACCCATACAACACTGCTGGCAAGCCCTATACTTTGACCCAATAAGTAGCAACACAATCCACTGCAATCTTCCATATTCTACATGCTGCATCCTTATAATTAAAGTAGTAATATATATTGCAATAAATAGAACAAACAGAAGGTTGCAGAAGTTTTTCAGATGCTATCTTACCCATAGCTGCAATGACTTGACCCAATTCATGAAGTTCCACGGTTCCACTTCGGTCTTGATCAATCATCATGAAATTTTGCTTCCAAGCATTAAGAGCTGCCCAGAGTTCTTTGAATTCATTAAATCCCATTTTTCCTGTATAATCTCTCTGACgtagttttgttaacaaaaataACTTAATAGGACAAACCAAATTATTAAATTACATATACTTTCAAGTCACATAAGGCAGTTTGACTTCTAACCACCTTGACAACACTAACACAACATTAAAAATTAATGGAGCCCAAAGACAGTGTTCTAAAACATATTAGTTTAAAATGTCAGAATTCTAGTTTCTTCTCAGGATTAATTGGTTTAAGATGACATTAAGATTACAGTATAGTCTAGATTTTCCCAAGGATACATCCATCAGGGAGATCATAATTCTGCAGGTTTCCAAACTGAATGCTGAAAAATACAGTCAAAGATTGATTCAAAACTAGTTTAATTTTACTGCTGTAATTTCTAGTAACCAGTGATATTTCAGTGACAATAGTCAACACATGAATTAATTTGCTTTTGCAAGAGATTTTGAAAGCTCACCAGGAAAAACAAAATCAAGAAGGAGATGGCTAAAATGACATGGAGATATTTGCTTCTCCATTACTAGTTATTTAGGCCATAGGTTAGATGTGGATAAAATGCAGGACATTAGATTGCTTTTTAGCATCTACTGAGCCAGGAACTGATGACCCAACTCCTGTTCTTAATGGAGAGTCTTAATTCAGTATCAGCAGGCAGAACAAGGATTAGACAGGCATGGAAATCAAGTTACCATCTCAACTCAGTATCTCAAGGTGAAGGCACATTTGGCAGGCCAGCGTAGGAGAGCTTGCTCTACTACTAGGCTGTGTGTGTCAAATACACAGTAATACCTTAAGAACCGTAAGATTTGGTACTAAAATCATAACCTATAAAGCAAAGAGAGTTTATTTTGATTCCAGGAGTTTTATTAAATCCTTATAACAAAATAAGATACTATTTTGCATTCCGAATAAGAGTTTTGGAATGTGTTGAACTCAAGACCCTACCTGGTCTCTAACCATATGCCATCTCATTCAAAGGGATTACAAAGCATGGTACATGTCTTGGGAGGAGATGAGCACCCACCAGAGCCCAGACCCTGTGGTTGCAACTGTTTTTATATTCTGTTGTGTAAGGGGGAAAGCCAAAATAAAGTGTACTTGAAACACTGTACAGATGAACTAGCACAAATGCTGATCTTCAGGATTGGCATTAGCAGGGCTATGCCATTTATTTAAGGTGCATAGAAAGGCCACGTCAGCACCCAGGAAATCTGTGATAAGGAAGGAAATGAAAGAGGTACACATGGGAGAGAGGGAATGCTCCTTGAAGAACAGAAATTCCAAATTACAATccacagattaaaaaaagaaagtgtaCAGTAGCAACATTCAAGGTCTTACGAGAATAGGTCCCACTGATTCCAGACTGTGTTAAGCATCTCTGTAGTTCCTCTGCATCCACTTCACCATCCTGTAGAACAGAGCGCATAGGTTTGTGGTCATGGACACTTATCAATACAAATTCATGCAAAAATGAAGTGCCAGAGAATAAACTAACTGAAGACAAATTAATTAGTTCATTATAACTATGTAAAGATATTTAAtacttaaattaaaaacactactACAGAATGGTGCCTCATCTAAATCAAGAATCTGCAGCACTAAAAGTCAAATAGAATTCCTTGCTTATAGCAATTACATGGAATCCTTCTATCTTAGCAACAGTAATTAAATGAATCCTATCTTAGCAGCAAATTCCTATTTAAAATGAGCCTTCTGCAGTAGTTAAGTTACAGACATCTTTTTATAATCAGTATAGAATTTTCATATAAAGTTGCAGACAATTCTATCAAATAACTGGTTAAGATGTTTTCTCCACTTATTTCTATTTTGTTCATGACTTTAATGAGAGCTTTCTAGAGTATCAGAGCCtccattttgaaacaaattattaaaaaggTCCTTTTCTTTTGCCCATCACATCTCCCATTATGTGTCGGGGTCCCCTGTAGTTTTGCTGCTGTTCCTTTGGTTGATGTATACAATAAAACTGACATTTTGACCATTTTGTGCTCAAAGAACCTATGATGCTATTAAGAGCAGAGATGGTATTCCTAGTGGTCTGGCTAAATTTCAATTTGTCTAGTTATATTTTAACTACCTAAATCCTTCTATAGTTCAGTTGGATACACATTCCTCACTTACTGGGCTAGGCTATTGTACAGTGTTGCTGTGCAGTTTTAAACAGCTTGCAGATGTCGCTCTTTTTAGAAGAATACTAAGTCTtcaaactgaaaaggaaaaaaaaaaaaaagagctgccaTGTTCCACACTGAAGGTGGTGATAGCTGCATTTTAGTAATGGATCAAGTTATTCCAGAATCAATATAGTCAATCATGCTGCACAGTGCTTTAGAATCCTTCAGG belongs to Gopherus flavomarginatus isolate rGopFla2 chromosome 10, rGopFla2.mat.asm, whole genome shotgun sequence and includes:
- the GCA gene encoding grancalcin, whose amino-acid sequence is MAYPGFGAYGAYSGQMPGMQMTVGQPMPGAVPNMPHGGYSGYSAYSGTYSAAADPMWTYFAAIAGQDGEVDAEELQRCLTQSGISGTYSPFSLETCRIMISLMDRDYTGKMGFNEFKELWAALNAWKQNFMMIDQDRSGTVELHELGQVIAAMGYRLSPQTLTAIVKRYSKNGKIFFDDYVACCVKLRALTDFFRRRDNMQQGYVNFVYDDFLQCTMAI